In Listeria cossartiae subsp. cossartiae, the DNA window AGCTGCGACACCAATCGCAATAACCAATGCGTTTCTGATACCGGCCATAATAACGGATAAAGCAAGTGGCATTTCGATGAGGCGCAGTACTTGCCATTTGGTCATCCCCATTGCCTTACCTGATTCAAGAAGCGCTCCGTCAACGTTTCTAATGCCTGTATAGGTGTTTTTTAGAATAGGTAGTAAAGAATATAGGAACAAGGATAAAACGACTGTATTCGTCCCTAAGCCCATAATCAGCATGAGTACAGCTAATAGTGCCAGTGCTGGGATTGTTTGGATAATATTGGCGATTTGAATAACCCAACTAGCTAAGCGTTTCTTCCTCGCAATATATACTCCGAGTGGTATCGCTATGATTGCTGCGAAGATAACTCCGTAAGCACTCATTAAGAAATGCCGCCAGAACTCTTCCATAACGTAATTTCCGTTTGTTTGGTAATAGTCAATTAATTGTTTTAATGTGTCCATCTTTTGGCACCTCCTTAGTTTTTACCATCAAAGTAATTATTTTTTTGCAGGAATTCTTGCGCTACAATAGATGGTTCTTTTAATTTGCCATCTGCTTCATAATTAAGTTTTTGCATTTGTTCTGTAGAAATTTTTCCTTTTAATTTATTGATAGTCGTTTTTAATTCTGGATGTTTCTTTAAAATTTCGTCTGTTGCAAGTGCGGATGCGTCGTATGGTGGGAAGAATTTTTTATCATCTTCTAAAAGTTTTAAGTTGTATGTTGGGATACGGCCGTCGGTGGAATAACCGAGCGCCACGTCCATTTGGTTGTTTTTCAGTGCGGTATAGATTAAGCCGATTTGCATTGGGAAGATTTTCTTGAATTCGATGTTATAGGCTTTGGAGAATGCTTTATAGCCGTCTCCTTCACGCTCCATCCAAGAATTATCTACACCAGCAGTGAGCTCGTTTTCTACTTTGCGCATATCACTTACGGTGTTTAAATTGTATTTTTTCGCCGTATCTTGGCGCACCATAAACACATACGTATTCGCAAAACCGTAAGAATCGAACCAGGTTTGGTGGAAACGTTCTTCAAATCCTTTTTTTACAGCTGCTAAGGCTTTTTCAGGATCTTTAATGGCTTCTTCGCCAAGTGGTCCGACTAAATCGGTTCCTGTGTATCTGGTAGCAGTTATATCCACATCACCATTTAACATTGCTTGGTGTTGGACGATTGTTGAGCCAAGGTTGTTGACGATTTCTACTTTCAAGCCAGTATCGTGTTCAATTAATTCTTTTAAAATATTGGAAACAATTTGGGACTCGGTTGTGGCCATTGCACCAATACGGATAGTATCTTTGGAACTGCCTCCAAGACCTGGTAAAGAACAGCTAGACAAGAACAGAGAGCTAGTTAGTAGTAAAACACTGAATAACGCGATACATTTTTTCTTCATATCATTCTCCCCCTTCCCGAGCTTCGCGGATGGCTTTTGGAGTGAGGCGATATTCTAATTTTCCAAGCACGAATTCTACTACAAGGGCTAAAATGGTTACGGGAATTGCTCCGCCGAGAATTAAATCTGGACGGTATAAATTTAAGCCATTAAAAATAAAGTCTCCTAGTCCGCCTGCTCCAATATAAGAAGCAAGCGTTGCCCAAGCGATAACATATACAGCAGATAAACGAATACCAGCCATAATAATCGATATCGAGTTTGGAATTTCGACGTTAATGATTAGTTGCCAATTCGTCATCCCCATTCCGCGACCAGATTCGATTAAGTTTTTATCTACCCCGCGAACGCCGATAAACGTGTTGCGTAAGATTGGTAAAAGCGCGTAAATAAATAGTGCGATAATCGCCGGAAGCGTTCCGACCCCAAGAAATGGAATAATAAACGCCAAAATAGCAAGCGAAGGTACCGTTTGAAGCACACTAACGACACCAATAACAAAGTTCGCCACTTTTGGTGAACGAGTGAGTAAAATTCCTGTAGGTACGGCAACTGCAATGCCTAAAATAACCGCAGACAAGGAAATAAATAGATGTTGCCATGTTTGAACGAGTAAGTTATGGCCGTTTTCTTGAAAAAAAGTAACAATTGCGTCCATAGCTTATCCCTCCTGCTTCATTTCTGACTCTGTCGTTTCGGAAGCGGCATGTTCCTCCTGCGTTTCTGCTCCTTCGCCCCAGATGGAATCATAGACGATATCAACTAAGCTGGCACGAGTGACAATTCCGACAAGTCGTTTGTCTTTATCTACGACAGGAATATATTTATAGCCACGTTTTAGAATCCGTTGTACGGTATCGCGGAGTAACGTATCTTCATGGACATAAAAAACGTTTTTCTCAATTATATCCATAACAGAAGTTGCAGTACGGCGATTTAAATCGATTTGCTCTACGTCGATAAAGCCTTTTAAGACATTCCCTTCATCCACTACAAGTAACGTATCGACTCGTTTTTCTTTCATAATTGTAATAGCCGCTTGTAGAGATTTATCGGCTGTAATAGAAACGGGATTCGTATTCATAATTTGCGCTACTTGGGTTACATCGGGTTTCGCTTCAATTAAGCGATCTTTCCCAATGAAATCACGAACAAAGGAATTCGCTGGATTACGCAAAATTTCATCTGGTGTATCAAATTGAACGATTTCGCCTGCTTTCATAATTACAATGCGGTCTGCAAGTTTAATCGCTTCATCCATATCATGGGTAACAAAAATGATTGTTTTCCCGAGTTCTTTTTGCAAATTTTTGAACTCTTCTTGAAGTGAATCACGGGTAATTGGGTCCAGTGCGCCAAAAGGTTCATCCATTAAAATTAAGTTTTGCTCTGCCGCAAGCGCTCTCAGTACACCGATACGTTGTTGCTGTCCACCACTTAATTCATAAGGATAGCGATCTAAAAATTCTTCTGGTAAATCGACTAATTTTATTAATTCTTTGGCCCGTTCTTGTTTTTTCTCTTCAGACCATTTAAGTAACTTTGGAACAAGGACGATATTTTCACGAATCGTCATATGTGGCATTAATCCAATTTGCTGGATAACATAACCAATCGAACGTCTTAGTTTGACAGGATCTTCCGCCATGATGTCTTTGTCATTAATAAATATTTTGCCTTCTGTAGGTTCAATAAGCCGGTTAATCATCTTCATCGTTGTCGTTTTCCCACAACCACTTGGACCGATAAAACAAACAAATTCTCCTTTATCGATGTTAAGTGTTAGATCATTAACAGCTTTTTTGCCCCCTTTATAAGTCTTCGTTACGTGTTCAAATTTTAACACGCTTATACACCTCCATTTTTTCTTTACCACTACCAAAAAAATTGGCAATCGATAAATATTTTCCCTAAAGAGCACGGATTTAAACTTTTTAAATACAAAAAAACAGCTTAAAGACAGTGTTACATTCAAACGGAAGTTCCTAGACAAGATGATTCGTACTTGTGGCACGTGTGACATCGATGCTAAACTTTAATCGTGAAAATGAGCATTGTAATAAGCTGCAATATAGTATTTATTTAATTATAACACACTTAAAAAGGCCCAAAAGCAAATGCTCTCGGACCTTGTGGTTATTTTGGTAAGAATAATTTGGGTGAAGTTTTTAGTAATATCGAGATGACGATACCGGCAACAAGTACTGTAGCAAGGCAACTAGCCCCGTTCATCACTATCGAAAACAGCTGCGCGCCCCATCCTTTGAAAGCATAGGCGCCCCAGAACAACACGCCAGCAACATAATGCCAAAAATATTTAGCGATGCCACCAATAATCATGGTCCCCCACGCCCATTGGATTGCCTTTTTAAGTTGATTAGCAGCTAAATTGCTTCGTACTTGCTTACTGAATACGCCACTAAACGCAATAAAACTGAATGCTAAAATGTACTCAATAATCGCTTGCGACGGCATTAAAATATAGGCTTTCCCAGTGAGGAAATGTAGCAATCCCCATAACAATCCGGCGAATCCAGCCGCCCAAAAGCCGCGACGAATCGCAATTACATACATTGGAATCATGCCTAGTGAAATCGAGAAACTAGAACCAATGTCCAGCGGGATAAAACTTAGTACCATCGCCACTGCAGCAAAGATAGCACACTCAAGTAAAATGATTAATCGTTTGTTTTGCATAAAAAATAAACTCCCCTCTTCTTTTTGGTCAAAAACGTACCCCAGAAGAAAGCAGTTTCTATGGTTAGAAATGCAATCGCCACAATCCCTACGCTCGTATTAACGAACAGGTTCAAAGGGTCAGAATCCAAAAACACGCGGACTCAATCTC includes these proteins:
- a CDS encoding ABC transporter permease, with the translated sequence MDTLKQLIDYYQTNGNYVMEEFWRHFLMSAYGVIFAAIIAIPLGVYIARKKRLASWVIQIANIIQTIPALALLAVLMLIMGLGTNTVVLSLFLYSLLPILKNTYTGIRNVDGALLESGKAMGMTKWQVLRLIEMPLALSVIMAGIRNALVIAIGVAAIGTFVGAGGLGDIIVRGTNATNGTAIILAGAIPTAVMAILADVLLGWVERTLNPVKNKRKSLTEAL
- a CDS encoding osmoprotectant ABC transporter substrate-binding protein; protein product: MKKKCIALFSVLLLTSSLFLSSCSLPGLGGSSKDTIRIGAMATTESQIVSNILKELIEHDTGLKVEIVNNLGSTIVQHQAMLNGDVDITATRYTGTDLVGPLGEEAIKDPEKALAAVKKGFEERFHQTWFDSYGFANTYVFMVRQDTAKKYNLNTVSDMRKVENELTAGVDNSWMEREGDGYKAFSKAYNIEFKKIFPMQIGLIYTALKNNQMDVALGYSTDGRIPTYNLKLLEDDKKFFPPYDASALATDEILKKHPELKTTINKLKGKISTEQMQKLNYEADGKLKEPSIVAQEFLQKNNYFDGKN
- a CDS encoding ABC transporter permease, coding for MDAIVTFFQENGHNLLVQTWQHLFISLSAVILGIAVAVPTGILLTRSPKVANFVIGVVSVLQTVPSLAILAFIIPFLGVGTLPAIIALFIYALLPILRNTFIGVRGVDKNLIESGRGMGMTNWQLIINVEIPNSISIIMAGIRLSAVYVIAWATLASYIGAGGLGDFIFNGLNLYRPDLILGGAIPVTILALVVEFVLGKLEYRLTPKAIREAREGGE
- a CDS encoding betaine/proline/choline family ABC transporter ATP-binding protein (Members of the family are the ATP-binding subunit of ABC transporters for substrates such as betaine, L-proline or other amino acids, choline, carnitine, etc. The substrate specificity is best determined from the substrate-binding subunit, rather than this subunit, as it interacts with the permease subunit and not with substrate directly.) — protein: MLKFEHVTKTYKGGKKAVNDLTLNIDKGEFVCFIGPSGCGKTTTMKMINRLIEPTEGKIFINDKDIMAEDPVKLRRSIGYVIQQIGLMPHMTIRENIVLVPKLLKWSEEKKQERAKELIKLVDLPEEFLDRYPYELSGGQQQRIGVLRALAAEQNLILMDEPFGALDPITRDSLQEEFKNLQKELGKTIIFVTHDMDEAIKLADRIVIMKAGEIVQFDTPDEILRNPANSFVRDFIGKDRLIEAKPDVTQVAQIMNTNPVSITADKSLQAAITIMKEKRVDTLLVVDEGNVLKGFIDVEQIDLNRRTATSVMDIIEKNVFYVHEDTLLRDTVQRILKRGYKYIPVVDKDKRLVGIVTRASLVDIVYDSIWGEGAETQEEHAASETTESEMKQEG
- the thiT gene encoding energy-coupled thiamine transporter ThiT, yielding MQNKRLIILLECAIFAAVAMVLSFIPLDIGSSFSISLGMIPMYVIAIRRGFWAAGFAGLLWGLLHFLTGKAYILMPSQAIIEYILAFSFIAFSGVFSKQVRSNLAANQLKKAIQWAWGTMIIGGIAKYFWHYVAGVLFWGAYAFKGWGAQLFSIVMNGASCLATVLVAGIVISILLKTSPKLFLPK